The DNA region TTTACATAGTTCTACAACTTCCTGGTTTGACATTTGATATGTGTGTTGATATGTCTGTGCATACGTACACATTTGTGTGGAGtctattaatgttattaatgtctATCTATGTTAATCCTCATAATCTTGTATGATTGTATCATTTCTAGTTCGACTGGGTTGTGATGAGTGTTTTTAGCACTACTGAATACTAGAATGTATTTCAGTCCACAGAAAACAAGTGTGTTGTCACTTTCTTAGTCACTTCCACATTTCAGAAGCAAAGTAGAGTTTATGAGCAGCCATCTGTTAGCAGTGCACTCACACAGTCCTTCTTCCTTGTTGACTTTGTGGTTAGTTAATGATAATCATCAGTGTTATGACTCTTCTTATTTGCATAATGATCAAGTAAAAAGAGTTTCCCATGTTTTTAACTAACAGTTTTTCTTCCATTCTTACAGAAGAATACAACCCTAGTGCTTTCCACAGTCATGCCAGTCTGGGAAATCCACGCAAAGAGAGGGGAATTAAAAGAGTCTGTAACTCAGAGCAGCTTATTAAACCAAGCATgtcaattttaaaatatttcatatctaaGGTAAGTTTACCTTTGGGGGAAAAATCCATACTTAATTCTTGATTCTTAACAGTTGATTCTTTGCCATTTCTAAATGTTAACAATTCTCCAGTAATAACAGAAGaactattatttcatttaaactgctGCTCTTTGATGTGCCCCTATAATCTGATTGGTTTGTGGCTTGCTTACTaggcaaaataattttttttcctccaattcTTTAAAGAAATCACAACATGACCCACAACGAACAGCCTCCAGAGGACATAAAGCCTCCAGACCACTGGCAATTGAGCGTTATACACTccatatacagatatacagtcCATACACTCAGCTCAtcgatgatgtgagatgtgttgGGGTTGGATTTGAAGCATTTGCTTGTTGTCATGTGATGGAGgcatgtgtgtgattagaaatCAGGTGAATGTAAACAGGACACCGTCAGTGGGTGTTGGGAAGTGTAGTCTATGGTGGGCATATTTGTAGGCTgcggtgtgttctgggaaacgGAGTTTCTTGTTGATTCCGGCGTTGACCTGACACTTGTGTTAGCTTAATTTTTGTctaaagagagatggagatttTGTGTAGTACTCATTAGTATTAGTTTGTAGTggcaaaaaatataaataaacaaaataatttttttgtctcagTGTACTAATCTTGCAAAGGCGTCTTTcaaaataaactgaaaagaaGTGAAAATGATGTCATGATTACTGGTACAAGTTGGGGGCAAAATGTAGAAAGTCCCATGagctttaaatgattttaagtctattcaatatttattgtttatatgaCGTGCTAAATGGATCATGGATATTTTTCATTATCTACTGTAGGAGTTGCAGAAACTGAGAAGGACCATGCAGATTACAGACTACAGCAGTATAAGAAGTTTACAACAGAAAACCCAGTCTGGGGAACAGGTGTCTGAAAAAGCAGGTgagattaaaaaatattaagcatttaaaatcattttgtttCTCACATTTGCTGAAAGAACAACCTGTAAGGGCAATCGTAGCACAGTGGATTTCtggttgattttattttccagGGCTGCCATAGAGCCGCTGTTGATCTTTTGAgcaattgtgttttgtttcactggATTAAACTGTGTGTCTAATGAACTGTCGCTGTCTAAAAAACATTTAGGTTAAGACTTTAGTGAGTTCCTTCAGAGGTATAGTGGTCTACTTGCGTTCAAATGAAGAGTGAGTGTCCACTCTAGTGGCTGTTATGCAGTCATTCTATTGAAATGTTCGCAATAGCAGTGACCACTATGCATGAGActaatggtttgtttgtttttttgctgtaatgACATAACATGAACATGACACATGTTAGGGCACATTCTTTACATTCTTCAAGTCAAGCATTTCTTTCCTCATATGGAGGCATCAGAAACCATATATGAGTGGACAACATGGCACCATTCACTCCTGTTGTGCATTCTTTAAGCCTTTTTAGGTCGAAATGTGAGTCGCCATCTTGTGAAAACTGGAATCAGAGCATACGCATTCAATATGGCCAGATGGGCAGTGTCTCACTTCTCGCCCACTTATATTAGTGATGGGCATGGATGTGCATGTCCACGATTCAATACCTAAAGTGCAACTTAAAACGTAAAAGTGCATCGGATAACTGAAGGTAGCGAGTACAGTATTATTAGTTAATATGTACAATGCTAAACTGTAGACTTATCATTTTCACAGCTATGTTGATTTTACTGTTGTCAGGAAAATATTTAGAGCTTTAAGTCATGACTGACTGAGCAAACcatttgctagctagctgacaTTATCCATCATTTAATCAAAGTAATGTGAGTATTAGCATTAAAGTATGTTGTgagtattagcattagcattaaaatgagcaatataccagaaaaaaatgcaaagaatTCCCCACTGAGGGTCTGTTAGAACAGTTTACAGCAGTATATGACATGGTTTTGCTATAGAACGGACAAAGAGCTTCAGGTGTGTGTTCATGATGGTCGACTGTCATGTCCTAACCTGTCAATCACCTTTTTAACCATGCCCTTTTATTTATCATCCAATAACTCCAAGAAAATGCATTTAtcatcaggaaaaaaatattgggGGCGATATTATGGTCAACTCAACTTAAAAACAATAGACCACTAAAATACTAAACATAATTTGTGGAGATGTAAGACTGCTATCTGACACATTCACTAACATGAGAATGGCTGGAGTTAAAAATTGTACTGCAGCCAGCCGTTAGAGAGCTTTAGAGACTCCTCTTCtaacatgggtttttttttgtaattcctaCAGAAAAATACGACATACGGGATTACTACAGTCATGCGAGTCTGAGAAATCCAATCATAGAGGAGGAAAGTGAAAAAGTTCACGCCAAGTTTTTCACGAAACCAAGCCTGTCCCGAAAGGTAATAAACAATCTtttaatagttgttttttttactaacatcATAGACAGTAAcaccatacatacacatttatcATGCGATCTGCTTGATAGTATCTCAGTTTCAATTCAGTTGGAATGTAGTTTGTCCTTTCAGAGAATGTGTTAACTGTAATCTTTAATCTAGGTGAGGTTTATACCTCAGGACTTTGTCCTGTTTAAAGGAATATGAGAAATTTAGTTTTAGGCATAAATTCATCCTTAATTTTTGACAGTTGATTCTTTCCCAATCAGAAATGTTAATAACATCTGTAAAACAGAATTATTGTTCCGTTTAAACCGCTGCTCTTGACGTGTCACTATAATCTGGTTTGTTTGTGGCTTGCTTATTTAGCTCAATAAaatttaacattacatttaactatttgacattttcacccAATTCTTCGATAGAAACCTCTAATTGACCCACAACAACCAGATTTTACACTGGAGAAGTCCAAAGAGTTCCTCAGAGGACTGGCAGCTGAGCTGAACGGAGTGTCTCGGGTAAATTAGCTAACACTAATAAGAGTCTTAAAAACATGACAACAGTTAGAGAATAAGAGTATCTCAATTGCATCCCTATCGCTTTAAAAAGATGCCATTGTAAGTTTATTATACTAAACATTGTACTATACTAAACCTGCAaagacatctttaaaaaaaaaaaaagaactgaatgCAAGAGAAAATGATGTCTCACTGGGGCAAAATGTGGAAAGTCCaatgagctttaaattattttacgTCTATTCACTATGTACTGTTTATATCACATGCTAAATGGGTGATGGATATTTCTCTTTATCTAGGGCCCGGCATGTCTCAGAGAGGATAAAGCTTATGTACCTGAGGATTTGAATAAACCGAAGAAGAGCATACAGATGCCCATCACAAACAACAGCATCAAAAACCTACCACAGAAAAACATGTCTGAGGTACAGGTACTCATGTGTGATTGAGGATATGATCTTATGGCGAATTACTTAATATGGTCATGTGTATACCTGCAGTGTGTATTCATGTTACCTCTTTGTCATTCCAGTTGCCGCACCATAGTAAACCGAAGTCTGAAAAAACAGGTGAgattaaaaatattatgtattatttaacaTCATTTTGTTACTCCTATTTGCCGAAATCACAATAGTGTTGAAACTGTACAGGTAATCGCAGTTCCATGGTTCTCTGGTTAACGGTAACTTCCGGGCTGTCATTGAGCCACTGTTAGGCTTTGAGTGATTGTAATTTTTGTCACTGGATTAAACTGTGAGTTTAATGATTTGTCACTGCAAAAATAACACGGACGTTAAGTGAAGACCTCAGTGTGCTTCCTCAGATGCCTTTTGTGtaatgccattttttccccccaattccAGGTGGTTTAAAGATTCCCAAGAAAGGTCAGTTCTAGTTTGAGCTTAACATGTTTAAAAAGCCTGTTTGATACAGCCGATGTAACTATTGTATTACTGCTCATGGTGGATATGCTTCTTGTTTCAGAGTCGCAAAACATCACAAGACCATCAGGTATTGCATTTAGACCTTCAACTATGCAAAGCACTTGAATATCTTCATGACTTTTGATTTAGACTCAAAACACTTGGTCTATTTAATTCTAAAAATACTAGCACTACCAACGTTGCATCATCATGTGTCTAATACATCACTTCTTTGTTTTTAAGCCAAAGTGATTCTGGATCTGAACACTGCGAATCCCACTCTCAAGCTGTCTCAGGATGGACGCTCTGTGAGAACAAAGACCCACAAAGAGTTTCATTCCAGCAAGAGTTACTATGGATACCAAGGAAAATCTAAACATCAGTATAATGGCTGGACGTGTGTCCAAGCTCGAGAGGGCTACAGCACAGGCAGGCATTACTGGGAGGTAGATGTAATGGGGAAATGTGATTGGAGAATAGGTGTAGTGAGTGAATCTGCTCCACGCAATGGCTTTATTAACCTGAACACAGACAGAGGGTACTGGACTCTGCGTCTGCAGTTAGGCTCTCTCATGGCGATGACTGTACCAGTCACCAAACTCAATCAGGTGGCGCCTTCTAAGATAGGAGTGCACCTAGATTTGGAGGAAAGTCAGGTTTCTTTCTATGATGTAAGGAAAAgtaaacatatttacacatttcaagCAGATTTCAGTAAGCGTGAGAATATCTACCCTGTGTTCGGGACCGTGGAGACAGATAAACCTCTAAGGATTATCTAAACATGCCGTTTAATCGGTCTTTACGTTGATTTGAACATACCGTAGGGAAATAGAGCTTCTTCTAtcgtaataatgataatgagtctttattggtcacatatacattacagcagagtgaaattcttttcttcgaaTCCCCGAGCATGTTAGGAAGCCGGGGTCAGCGcacaggatcagccatgatacagcgccccctggagcagagagggttaaggaccttgctcaagggcccaacagtgacagattggcagtgctggggcttgaatccctgaccttctgattagtaacccagaaccttaacccccaagccaccactgcccccaattCAACTTAAACCCCACAATTTCAAGGTATAGAGACATATAGAGACCGCTGTGGTGACCCCAAATGGGAGCAGTcaaaagaataacaacaacaacaacttgcaTGTTCATGGCTATGCATTGGATTTATCTAATGCTGgtgattttaaatgtaatatactgAATGGCACGTATTGTTTAATtgattaaatattgtaaatatttcaaatgaaaatgttttgtatgTACTGCACAAAATCTTATGAATGTTGGAATAGATGTTAAATGTTCATGAGTTATATGTTATATGGTTATATATGGCTACATATGTTCTTTATTTACGTCCGCCTATATCCAGTCTAAAAGCTGTCTGCAAAACATCTTTTGCTTGGAATACTACTATACACAagccaataataaaaaataaaaccaagataATTTACATCAGATCTTTTTTTCGACCTTTACTGTTATATAACAACAACATTTTCACATGTTTTAATGTGGAAGAAAGTGTACAATAGCCTGGTTGCAAAGTGTGCACACTCATGCTATCTAATCTAACAATCACATTCGAGTtcctgttcaaaagtaattatcatacaccttTCATCAATAAACTCAAAAACTAATTACAGTCCATTTATGtacattaaatcattttaactgAACACTATACAGTAGATACCTGCACCAGATATTTCAAGGCGACTGATATACAAtccagccaaaagtatgtggacacctaactgTTACAACTGTCACCTCCTGTTCCAAACGCATGAACATTGATATtttgttcctccactcttctgggaaggctttccactagattttgaagcatggctgtgtggatttgggttcattcagccacaagagcattagtgaggtcaggcactgatgtcaggtgaggaggcctgttGTGCAATTGGTATTCCAATTCATTCCAAAGGTAGGGTTAATGTCAAGTCTCTGTGTAAAACATTCAAGTTCTTACATGCCAACCTTGATAAACCAGTAAAATGTCTTCATgcagcttgctttgtgcacaggagaattgtcatgctggaacaggtttgggctgcTTAGTTATCTTAAAATCTTAATACTACAGAACATTCTGGACAACTGcgtgcttccagctttgtggcaacagtttggggaagaaccgcaTATGAGTGCAATGGTCAGGtgtcatacatatatacatacatattaaaggtacaaaaataTACCCTTCAAGGTACACCCCCAGCAACAAGGGAAGGTACAGTTTCGTACTAtattttctgagagtgtatggTCACTTCAGTCATTTCGTGTATATATAACAGTGCTGAATCACAGCCACATTACACATATGAAAAGTAAGCTATACATTTGCAAAAAGTGTAAAAAGTTTAAAGTTATGTAAtaacactatatactatatattgaTTTTGCCATTAAACAGAAACTCAAGTGCTTTATTAGTCAGGAAATATGAcctataaacatatacagtataatataatatgtcaaATTTGAAATATTGTGAAATTTGTGAAATACTGTGCAATATGTAAATAATTCCAGCTTGCTGGCCTGCTCAGGTCTTTTTATTGTACTTAATTACTTATAGTTATGAAGGTTAACTGTACTTGCAAGTACTTGTAACCTCTAGTGCTGAGCTGAAGTGAAGCAAGTCAAAAGTGAAAGCATGTTCTTTGGTTTTCGAGCTGCAGTTTGTTTAGTGACAGCTGAAGTGCTTGAAAAATGCTGCGTATATGTCAAAACCTATATGCAATtacttttcatgaaaagtaattacattttattattattattaagcattatattattattaattagtttATTGCAGACCAATTACAGTATTTGAACAAGTGTGTGCTTGACAAGTGCAAAACTGAAAGCAAGGCCAAGTCTGAGCGTGTGTTAGAGAAAAGATGTTTGGAAAAATTAACCACAGCCTACAggaagttgtaaaaaaa from Ictalurus furcatus strain D&B chromosome 6, Billie_1.0, whole genome shotgun sequence includes:
- the LOC128609183 gene encoding E3 ubiquitin-protein ligase TRIM7 isoform X1 produces the protein MDFFNKLTRLYFWKNLDIFTSDQHDQHQATEEYNPSAFHSHASLGNPRKERGIKRVCNSEQLIKPSMSILKYFISKKSQHDPQRTASRGHKASRPLAIERYTLHIQIYSPYTQLIDDELQKLRRTMQITDYSSIRSLQQKTQSGEQVSEKAEKYDIRDYYSHASLRNPIIEEESEKVHAKFFTKPSLSRKKPLIDPQQPDFTLEKSKEFLRGLAAELNGVSRGPACLREDKAYVPEDLNKPKKSIQMPITNNSIKNLPQKNMSELPHHSKPKSEKTGGLKIPKKESQNITRPSAKVILDLNTANPTLKLSQDGRSVRTKTHKEFHSSKSYYGYQGKSKHQYNGWTCVQAREGYSTGRHYWEVDVMGKCDWRIGVVSESAPRNGFINLNTDRGYWTLRLQLGSLMAMTVPVTKLNQVAPSKIGVHLDLEESQVSFYDVRKSKHIYTFQADFSKRENIYPVFGTVETDKPLRII
- the LOC128609183 gene encoding E3 ubiquitin-protein ligase TRIM39 isoform X3, with the translated sequence MCVIRNQELQKLRRTMQITDYSSIRSLQQKTQSGEQVSEKAEKYDIRDYYSHASLRNPIIEEESEKVHAKFFTKPSLSRKKPLIDPQQPDFTLEKSKEFLRGLAAELNGVSRGPACLREDKAYVPEDLNKPKKSIQMPITNNSIKNLPQKNMSELPHHSKPKSEKTGGLKIPKKESQNITRPSAKVILDLNTANPTLKLSQDGRSVRTKTHKEFHSSKSYYGYQGKSKHQYNGWTCVQAREGYSTGRHYWEVDVMGKCDWRIGVVSESAPRNGFINLNTDRGYWTLRLQLGSLMAMTVPVTKLNQVAPSKIGVHLDLEESQVSFYDVRKSKHIYTFQADFSKRENIYPVFGTVETDKPLRII
- the LOC128609183 gene encoding E3 ubiquitin-protein ligase TRIM39 isoform X2 yields the protein MDFFNKLTRLYFWKNLDIFTSDQHDQHQATEEYNPSAFHSHASLGNPRKERGIKRVCNSEQLIKPSMSILKYFISKELQKLRRTMQITDYSSIRSLQQKTQSGEQVSEKAEKYDIRDYYSHASLRNPIIEEESEKVHAKFFTKPSLSRKKPLIDPQQPDFTLEKSKEFLRGLAAELNGVSRGPACLREDKAYVPEDLNKPKKSIQMPITNNSIKNLPQKNMSELPHHSKPKSEKTGGLKIPKKESQNITRPSAKVILDLNTANPTLKLSQDGRSVRTKTHKEFHSSKSYYGYQGKSKHQYNGWTCVQAREGYSTGRHYWEVDVMGKCDWRIGVVSESAPRNGFINLNTDRGYWTLRLQLGSLMAMTVPVTKLNQVAPSKIGVHLDLEESQVSFYDVRKSKHIYTFQADFSKRENIYPVFGTVETDKPLRII